The Verrucomicrobiia bacterium nucleotide sequence AGCCAAAAATGACGGGGTGCGTAATTTCGTTGTTTTTGATTGCCAGACCACCCCGGCGCTGCAACTCTATCCACATGCAGCCCTCAACCAACCTAGGGTCTGAATGGAGATTGAATTCGCAAATCAGGATTTGGATAGGCTTGAAACGGATGCCGATTTCAATGCTGGGTGCGCCCCGGATATCGTCAGGGCATACCGGAGGCGGGTTCAATCCATTCGCGCCGCGGTTGATGAGAGGGACCTTTACGCGGTCAAAGGAAACAGATTTGAAAAACTGAAGGGAAACAGATCACACCAGCGATCAATAAGGTTGAATGACCAGTGGCGGCTTATTGTTGAGATTAAGCAAGCAACACCCAAAAACATTATCGTTATTTTAGCTATTGAGGATTACCACTAAAATGTATCAGCACGCAACCAACCAGCCCCCGAGGAGGCCTGCTGAAGTGTTTCCCCCTGGCGATTTTATCAGGGAGGAGCTTGATGAACGCGACTGGACTCAAGGGGATCTCGCCAAGATCATTGGCCGGCCTGAGGCGGCTATCAATCTGATCGTTAACGACAAGAGGGGAATTACTCCGGACACCGCGGTCGAATTGGCTGCCGCCTTCGATACATCGGCGGAATACTGGCTCAATCTGGATACCGCATACCGCCTTTCAAAGGTCGCCGCGCCTACTGACGAAATTCAGCGCCGGGCATCCATTTACAGAACGTCTCCAGTCAAAGAGATGGTCAGGCGTGGCTGGATCAATTATTCGGAATCTGCCGAAGGATTGGCGTTCGAGGTTGAAAAGTTCTATTCAGTTGTTGACTTCAACGAGATGAAGCTGGCTGCAAGATCTTCAGATAGCGGGTCAACTCCAACCGCAGAGCAGCTTGCTTGGTGTGTGCGTTGCTTGCACCTAGCGCGGTCAATTCCGGTGAGACGATATGTTGAGTGGCGACTTCCGGAGTGCAAAGCGAAATTACGAAAGTTGGCCGCGTTCCCCGAGTCTGTGGCGGCCGTCCCAAAGGTTCTGGCGGAGTTCGGAATCAGATACGTGCTTGTCGAGCACATTAAGCGAAGTAAGATTGATGGTGCTGCATTGTGGCTTGGTTCTGAGTGGGACAAACCGGTAATAGCACTTTCACTAAGATACGACCGTATTGATTGGTTTTGGCACACCCTTTGCCATGAATTGTCTCACATTGAGCACAAGGATGGCAGTTCCGCATTGATTGACGTAGATATGAGCGTGGGGGGTGATGACGCGGCGCCGCTATCCGAGATTGAGGCGAGGGCAAATCGCGAGGCTGCGGAAATGCTCATTCCGGTTGGTAAAATTGACTCATACATCCTCAGAAAGAGACCAACCTTTTCGCGGGTTTCGGTTCTACAATTCGCGAACGCTAATAAGATTCATCCCGGTATAGTAGTTGGGCAGTTGCATCACAGGCTCGGGAACTACCAACTGTTTCGAGACATGCTTGTAAGGATTAAAGGAATCGCCATAACTACCGCCCTTCATGACGGGTGGGGGTCAGAATCAGAGGAGTAGATACCATGCCGAAGACAAAAAAAGAATTCCTTCAAGAGATCACGGAGTCTTACCGGATAGCTGGAGAGAAATGGCCAGCCTCTGCCAAAGACATTGCAGCCTGGGCAATCCTGGAAGGATTGTGGCAGCCATACCCCAAAAGCCTTATCAGCCAATGCGCTCAAGAAATCGCGTCAGCGATGCGGGATGAGCACTACACCGACCCTCAGGGGAGGAGCGTTCGGAAACTCAGACCGTTCAGGGAAGACGCCCAGCTTCTAAACGGTGAATGCGAGCAGACATTCCTATGGGTGGACATGCAAGACGCCACACCAAAACAGGCGTTGAAGGCACTCCAGTACGGACGGCAATTGGCTGTCCATGACTGCCGACAGTTGAAAAGCGGGGTGGATAGCTACAACGAAAACAACCCACATGGCGCGTATATAGAGATGTCCTTTGACTTCAGGGAGGACATGGAAGAACTGGAGGCGCCCGCTCATTACCCTGGGATCGCGTCGTAACCTAGTCATTTCTGCCCCAGCGGGTTTCGGCGGCCTTCTTTGCAATTTCCGCCCGCCGATCTGCCGTTAGTTTGCCAGCCCTCGCCTTCCCACCCCTCAACCCCCCAAGCCTCCCCAACGCCCCCGCCGCGCTACGCCGCTGCTGGCCGCCGTGGACGTGCGGTGGGGGTGGGCCATTCGTCACTCCGGAGTGATCGCCTACCGCCGCACCAGGACCCCGGGGGCGAGGCCGTCCGGTAGCCGGAAGACCTGCGGGTCGTGCATAGCGCGGGTGTGGCACACCTGGCCGGGCTGCCCGGACGGATGGGGCGAGGGGAATTGCTTCATGGGCGACACCGTACACCGCACCCGGGACAACGGCAGGGTGACTCGCCCTGCTGTCCTCATCCTTCCCGCGGGGCAGCAGTAGCTAGATCTGATCGTGGCCTTGTCTCACTGCGTGCGACGGAGACGTTTGCAGCCACTTGCGTTCTTGAACCATTCGTGGAGATCCGTTACGGGCAGAAATCCGCATTGACGAGTTGCCTATCGAACATTGCCATTGTCGCCATGCGTCCATTCTGGCTAATGGCATCCGTTCACCTCGCTGGAGGTTTTGTTCACGGAGGGCCACTTGACTTCTGGAATCTCCGATATTCTGAGACTAACCGGGGAGGGTTCGGGGTACCTCAAACAGGAGTAGTTGAAGTGGGTGGCAAGCTTGTGGCTGGTGGATCAAGTATTCTTACTTCGACAGATGGCCGGGAATGGAGACAAACGCTTGCTGACAGAGCAGACACTTTTGCTATTGGTAATGATGTAATCGTTGGACAGTCTGGGAGCAAACTCCACATTTCGAATGATGCCGAGACTTGGATAACTCGTAGAGTCCCACTCGGGGAGGGTGGTCCGATAAACTTTGGTTCAGGGAAATTCGTTTTGCAGATTAACGACAGTTCACGAACAATAATATGCTCAACAAACGGTTTTGATTGGGATATTTGTTCAACAAATGGTCCTCGCAACCCTGTGACTTATTGCAATGACCGATTCCTGACCCAGGGGCCCAATCCCGAAGAGTCATTTGATGGAGCACTATTTCGTCCTGCTATTAGCTTTCCGCCTTTTACATCAATTGCCTATTTGAAAGGTACATGGGTCGCAACTGATTATTCACCTGACGTAAGGCGAACAACTATTTCGGTGTCTACTAATGGCGTTGAATGGAGCAGTTTTCTTCCTACTTCGCATGGTTCATCTGGAGATGTCGTTTCTGTTTCTGGTGAGGTGTTTGTACTTACGGTTCAGCGCGAATATCTTTTTGTTTCAGCTGATGGTTTTAAATGGGTAGATCATCAGGTTGTCATTGGGAATAAGCATCGTGTTTTCTCCGTCGTCTATGGAGCGGATTCTTTTATCGCATTTGTGCTATATTCAATGGACACTCCGAGACCCGGTGTTTCGACTCCTGTCTATCAGATTTACCAGTCGTTTCCGCTAGCACCTTTGGCCTCCACGAGCTTGTCAACTGCCTTGCATCCAGCTTTGACCCTGCGCGATGGATTGCCAGGTGCCGGTTATTTGATTGAATCCTCGGTTTCTCCGGGAGGGCCGTGGGTGCCTGAACTGCGCGTCTTCCCGGTTGCGTTTCCCTACACGTTCCTTGCGCCAGGCTCTGACACGCGAGTGAAGCTCTACCGTGCCGTATCCGAGTAGTTTCGTCGCCCCCTGAAGTGCCGTTGCATTTCCATGAGCGCAACGAACACCTTCCACAGGAGGACGATTTGGTCCGCTGTCTCCACCCCTTCCTGCGAATCAAAACGCCTTGGCGACCCCTTCCCGTGCGTCGTGGATCGTCAAATCTGGGGATGGCTAGCGCCGGTGACCACGAGCACCGTCCGGGTATGCACGACCGCACCTTGGAATCGCTGGTGGCCATAGGTGCCGCCGCCTCCGTCGAGTTGGAGGTGTTTGGACCCGATGGTGACCTCCTGGCCTTGGTGGAGATCCCGCCATGGGAGGCAGAACGCCTTGTTGCCTTGGATCCGTGCGCGGGACACCGGTTCGAAACGAGACCGGGAAACGAAGGACGGGTGATCGTGGGACCAGTACTGGCAGACACCGTGGACCAGCCTGGCGCCGGAACTCCGGAGTTCTGACCGCCTTCTTGCCGGTACCGTGGGACGCACTCACGGATCCTTCCAGCGTCCGGGACCCCGCCTGGCGCTTCCTGATGCCGCCCTGGTCCTGGACGGATTGACCCTACCGATGGCATGGCGGGCCGATTGCGCTCGAAGGATGGCGGTCCTGATGGGATCCGCTGACGGACACGCCCGGATTCCGACGGACCCGCACCCTGACGGAACCGTCACAACCGGGCCGGACCCCGGGACCAGCGGCACCCTGCCTGGAGCCGCACCGGGACCCTGAGATCATCGGGAATGGCGGGAACGCACCCGGGCACCTGGAACCGGCCGCCGCCGGGACCCGACCCGGATCCGGCACCTGGACGTCGCGACTTCCGAAACCCGGCGATGGAACACCCCGCGGACCACGGGCACCGTCCTGATGCACCGGTTCGTCTGTCCGCACCTGAGGGAGGATCCCGTAGTTTGCGGACAGATGGACTGACGCCCAGGCGCCACGGAAGGCGATGCCGCTCGTCTGCCATTGCTGCTGCATGGCGGCCTGACCGGAACCCGATCGCGGAGGCGTCGAGAACACCCCGCGCACCCCCGGAGAACGGATGGACCGCCCACCGGTGGATCCAGTCGCCGTCCTGGATCCCGTAGTTGCGCCGGTGACACCGTCATGCTGACGAATGACCGCACCCGGCCGATTCCTTCCCACGTTTTCCCACAAACGGAAGGGTATTTCCTTGCATTGCCTTGCATGGGCGACATTCAAAAACCCCAATAAATCTAGGGTTTTCGAGGTTTCTGCGCGGATTCAACTCCCCCCGCCTCCACCAGTGTATTGGAATCACTGAGAGTCAGTTGCGACGGATTTTGTTTTTGAGCGTGCCTCGATTGGGACAAATTCAGGACTAGGGGGGTCTGAG carries:
- a CDS encoding HigA family addiction module antidote protein — translated: MYQHATNQPPRRPAEVFPPGDFIREELDERDWTQGDLAKIIGRPEAAINLIVNDKRGITPDTAVELAAAFDTSAEYWLNLDTAYRLSKVAAPTDEIQRRASIYRTSPVKEMVRRGWINYSESAEGLAFEVEKFYSVVDFNEMKLAARSSDSGSTPTAEQLAWCVRCLHLARSIPVRRYVEWRLPECKAKLRKLAAFPESVAAVPKVLAEFGIRYVLVEHIKRSKIDGAALWLGSEWDKPVIALSLRYDRIDWFWHTLCHELSHIEHKDGSSALIDVDMSVGGDDAAPLSEIEARANREAAEMLIPVGKIDSYILRKRPTFSRVSVLQFANANKIHPGIVVGQLHHRLGNYQLFRDMLVRIKGIAITTALHDGWGSESEE
- a CDS encoding type II toxin-antitoxin system RelE/ParE family toxin, encoding MEIEFANQDLDRLETDADFNAGCAPDIVRAYRRRVQSIRAAVDERDLYAVKGNRFEKLKGNRSHQRSIRLNDQWRLIVEIKQATPKNIIVILAIEDYH